The Cydia amplana chromosome 19, ilCydAmpl1.1, whole genome shotgun sequence genome includes a window with the following:
- the LOC134657058 gene encoding uncharacterized protein LOC134657058 — MESVLTPPLPFKFEENVTNMAFGSLCESWEKWKNGFQIYVKACELNKKTEEIQMNIFLHVVGEQCREIIEQSTTKCTTLAAVIALVDNHFKAKKNVTVERHRFFTRQQGEHESIDQYVFELRKLAQSCEFGTLNDGLIKDRLVCGIVSAAIRERLLREDDLTLNKALEICRAAIVSKMYSEDIKRECTSENKGNEVCAVANKEVYESSRSGARVEAKSSRRTGTGRGWRGRGWAPGSGRGGAPGAAGPAGAQHRAPYAHRGGGCGQCGGVHKKYDCPAYGRSCMKCSRPNHFARMCRVYMVEESEDQDSEGSR; from the coding sequence ATGGAATCGGTTCTTACTCCCCCGTTGCCGTTTAAGTTTGAGGAAAATGTAACCAATATGGCGTTCGGCAGTTTGTGTGAATCTTGGGAGAAGTGGAAGAATGGTTTTCAAATATACGTGAAGGCATGCGAACTTAATAAGAAAACGGAAGAAATACAAATGAACATATTTTTACACGTCGTAGGGGAACAGTGCCGTGAGATAATAGAACAAAGTACGACGAAATGTACAACACTAGCGGCCGTAATAGCTCTAGTCGATAATCATTTTAAAGCGAAAAAAAACGTAACGGTCGAGCGTCATCGGTTTTTTACTCGTCAACAAGGTGAACATGAGTCCATAGACCAGTACGTCTTTGAATTGAGAAAATTGGCTCAGTCATGCGAGTTTGGTACCCTAAACGACGGATTAATAAAAGATAGGCTGGTATGCGGAATCGTGAGCGCAGCGATTAGGGAGCGGTTGCTACGCGAGGACGACCTAACGCTAAACAAAGCGTTAGAAATATGTCGGGCTGCCATAGTGTCGAAAATGTATTCGGAGGACATTAAACGAGAGTGTACAAGTGAGAATAAAGGTAACGAAGTCTGTGCGGTAGCTAACAAAGAAGTGTACGAGTCGAGTCGGTCAGGTGCAAGAGTCGAGGCAAAATCGAGTCGTAGGACGGGTACCGGACGAGGATGGCGCGGGCGCGGATGGGCGCCTGGCTCGGGGCGTGGCGGCGCGCCGGGCGCGGCGGGCCCGGCCGGCGCTCAGCACCGCGCGCCGTACGCGCATCGCGGAGGCGGGTGCGGCCAGTGCGGCGGCGTTCACAAGAAGTACGACTGTCCGGCATATGGCAGGAGCTGCATGAAATGTTCCAGACCGAATCATTTTGCCAGGATGTGCAGGGTGTACATGGTGGAAGAGTCCGAGGACcag